From one Bradyrhizobium sp. Ash2021 genomic stretch:
- a CDS encoding CoA transferase: MGPLQGIKVVDMTTVLMGPYATQMLGDYGADIIKVESLDGDVTRQIGPTRHPGMGPVFLNTNRSKRSICLDLKKPAGRDTVLRLIKSADVLVYNVRPQAMARLLLGYDDVSAVNPRLIYAGVFGFGQDGPYAAKPAYDDLIQGATALPALMAQTSDGVPRYVPNALVDRIVGLTAVGAICASLVDRDRTGRGQRVDIPMFETMAGFVMGDHMGGLTYEPPLDKGGYARHLSPDRRPYKTSDGYICVIVYNDKQWENFFKATGRDDLRSNPKFATFAGRAVNIDTVYAELARILGTKTTAEWSDILEKADVPVMPMHDLESLLTDPHIVATDFFPVIDHPTEGRIRNMKVSARWSETPVETTRLAPRLGEHSAEILHEAGFSADEIAAMVRDGVTKAAPNT; the protein is encoded by the coding sequence ATGGGACCATTGCAAGGCATCAAGGTCGTGGACATGACGACCGTGCTGATGGGGCCCTATGCCACCCAGATGCTCGGCGATTACGGCGCCGATATCATCAAGGTGGAATCGCTCGATGGCGACGTGACGCGGCAGATCGGGCCGACGCGCCATCCCGGGATGGGGCCGGTGTTTCTCAACACCAATCGCAGCAAGCGTTCGATCTGTCTCGATCTGAAAAAGCCGGCCGGGCGCGACACGGTGCTGCGGCTGATCAAATCCGCCGACGTGCTAGTCTACAATGTACGCCCGCAGGCGATGGCGCGCTTGCTGCTCGGTTACGACGACGTCTCGGCCGTCAACCCGCGTCTGATCTATGCCGGCGTATTCGGTTTCGGCCAGGACGGGCCTTACGCCGCAAAGCCTGCCTATGACGATCTGATCCAGGGCGCGACCGCGCTGCCGGCGCTGATGGCGCAGACCTCTGACGGTGTTCCCCGTTATGTGCCCAATGCGCTGGTTGACCGCATCGTGGGCCTCACCGCGGTCGGCGCGATCTGCGCCAGTCTGGTCGATCGCGACCGCACCGGGCGCGGCCAGCGCGTCGATATCCCGATGTTCGAGACCATGGCCGGTTTTGTCATGGGCGACCACATGGGTGGTCTGACTTACGAGCCGCCGCTCGACAAGGGCGGCTATGCCCGGCATCTGTCGCCGGACCGGCGGCCCTACAAGACCTCCGACGGCTATATCTGCGTGATCGTCTACAACGACAAGCAGTGGGAGAATTTCTTCAAAGCCACCGGCCGCGACGACCTCCGCAGCAATCCGAAATTTGCGACCTTCGCCGGCCGCGCCGTCAACATCGATACGGTCTATGCGGAACTGGCGCGCATTCTCGGAACCAAAACCACCGCCGAGTGGAGCGATATCCTGGAGAAGGCCGACGTGCCGGTGATGCCGATGCACGACCTCGAGAGCCTGCTGACGGACCCGCACATCGTCGCGACCGATTTCTTCCCCGTCATTGATCACCCGACCGAGGGACGCATTCGCAACATGAAGGTCTCGGCGCGATGGTCGGAGACGCCGGTCGAGACGACGCGGCTGGCGCCGCGCCTTGGCGAGCACTCTGCGGAAATTTTGCACGAAGCAGGCTTCTCCGCGGACGAGATCGCCGCCATGGTACGCGACGGCGTCACCAAGGCCGCGCCCAACACATAG
- a CDS encoding OB-fold domain-containing protein gives MSERLRDWTKGEAAIVYQSCGACGKVQYFRRAFCAACGAPDPVEKRASEVGTVYATSLVCRAATPEARAHVPYNIVLVDTAEGFRMMAHGDNDLAIGDKVIARYQQFAGRLVPYFAKAK, from the coding sequence ATGAGTGAAAGACTCAGGGATTGGACCAAGGGCGAGGCGGCGATCGTCTATCAATCCTGCGGCGCTTGCGGAAAAGTGCAATATTTCCGCCGCGCATTTTGTGCGGCCTGCGGGGCGCCGGACCCGGTGGAGAAACGCGCCAGTGAGGTAGGGACCGTTTACGCCACGTCGCTGGTGTGCCGCGCCGCGACGCCGGAGGCCCGGGCGCATGTTCCCTACAACATCGTTCTGGTCGATACCGCGGAAGGTTTTCGGATGATGGCCCATGGCGACAACGATCTCGCGATCGGCGACAAGGTCATCGCGCGCTATCAGCAGTTCGCTGGGCGGCTGGTTCCATACTTTGCGAAAGCGAAGTGA
- the eda gene encoding bifunctional 4-hydroxy-2-oxoglutarate aldolase/2-dehydro-3-deoxy-phosphogluconate aldolase, with the protein MNATSKQERLADLFRQATVIPVLTIERLEDAVPLAKALVAGGVRTLEVTLRTPVAIEAAKAMISEVPDAIVGIGTILNADDLVRTEALGAKFGISPGATPELLKAAAASRLPFAPGIATASELMLALAHGFDLVKFFPAEQSGGIKALRALAGPFPNILICPTGGIGEANAASWLAEPNVLAVGGSWLCPAADIRNGNWAGITAMCERAMKSLKPASR; encoded by the coding sequence ATGAACGCGACATCGAAACAGGAACGACTCGCTGATCTGTTCAGGCAGGCGACCGTGATCCCCGTTCTCACCATCGAACGGCTGGAAGACGCAGTGCCGCTCGCAAAAGCCCTCGTCGCCGGCGGTGTTCGCACTTTGGAAGTCACGCTGCGCACGCCGGTTGCGATCGAGGCCGCCAAGGCGATGATATCAGAGGTGCCGGACGCCATCGTCGGCATCGGCACCATCCTCAACGCGGACGATCTGGTCCGCACGGAGGCGCTCGGCGCCAAATTCGGCATCAGCCCGGGCGCGACGCCGGAACTCCTGAAGGCCGCCGCCGCAAGCCGCTTGCCGTTCGCGCCCGGCATCGCCACCGCATCCGAACTGATGCTGGCGCTGGCGCACGGCTTCGATCTCGTCAAATTCTTCCCGGCCGAGCAGTCCGGTGGTATCAAGGCACTGCGCGCGTTGGCAGGGCCGTTTCCGAACATACTGATATGCCCGACCGGCGGCATCGGCGAGGCCAATGCGGCGTCCTGGCTGGCGGAGCCGAATGTGCTGGCGGTGGGCGGTTCCTGGCTTTGCCCGGCCGCCGACATCAGGAACGGCAACTGGGCCGGCATAACCGCCATGTGCGAGCGGGCGATGAAATCGCTGAAACCGGCCTCAAGATAG
- a CDS encoding acetyl-CoA acetyltransferase — translation MTASIVGWAHTPFGKFDAETVESLVVKVATDAMADAGISASDVDEIVLGHFNGGFSAQDFTASLVLQADPELRFKPATRVENACATGSAAVHQGIRAIEAGAAKIVLVVGVEQMTRTPGPEIGRNLLKASYLPEDGDTVGGFAGVFGKIAQGYFQKYGDQSDALAMIAAKNHKNGVANPYAQMRKDFGFEFCRSESEKNPYVAGPLKRTDCSLVSDGAAALVLTDSETAKTMGKAVNFRATAHAQDFLPMSKRDILQFEGCTVAWQRALEKGGVTLSDLSFVETHDCFTVAELIEYEAMGLTPRGQGARAIKEGWTQKDGKLPINPSGGLKAKGHPIGATGVSMHVMSAMQLVGQAPEGMQLKNAKLAGIFNMGGAAVANYVSLLEPVK, via the coding sequence ATGACAGCCAGCATCGTCGGATGGGCGCATACGCCTTTCGGCAAGTTCGACGCCGAGACGGTTGAAAGCCTCGTGGTCAAGGTCGCGACCGATGCGATGGCGGACGCCGGTATCTCGGCCTCCGATGTCGACGAAATCGTGCTCGGGCATTTCAACGGCGGCTTCTCGGCGCAGGATTTTACCGCCTCGCTGGTGCTGCAGGCCGATCCGGAATTGCGCTTCAAGCCGGCGACACGGGTCGAGAACGCCTGCGCGACCGGGTCAGCGGCGGTGCATCAGGGCATCCGGGCGATCGAGGCCGGTGCTGCGAAGATCGTGCTGGTGGTCGGCGTCGAACAGATGACGCGGACGCCGGGCCCGGAAATCGGCCGCAATTTGTTGAAGGCATCCTATCTGCCGGAAGACGGCGACACGGTCGGCGGTTTCGCCGGCGTGTTCGGCAAGATCGCGCAGGGCTATTTCCAGAAATATGGCGACCAGTCCGATGCGCTGGCGATGATCGCCGCCAAGAACCACAAGAACGGGGTCGCCAATCCCTACGCGCAGATGCGCAAGGATTTTGGCTTCGAATTCTGCCGCTCCGAGAGCGAGAAGAATCCGTATGTCGCAGGCCCCCTGAAGCGCACCGACTGCTCGCTGGTGTCGGACGGTGCGGCCGCGTTGGTGCTGACGGATTCGGAGACCGCCAAGACCATGGGCAAGGCGGTGAATTTCCGTGCCACCGCGCACGCGCAGGATTTCCTGCCGATGTCCAAGCGCGACATTTTGCAGTTCGAAGGTTGCACCGTTGCCTGGCAGCGCGCACTGGAGAAGGGCGGCGTCACGCTGTCCGATCTCTCCTTTGTCGAAACCCATGACTGTTTCACCGTCGCCGAACTGATCGAATATGAAGCGATGGGCCTGACGCCGCGCGGGCAGGGCGCCCGCGCCATCAAGGAAGGCTGGACGCAGAAGGACGGCAAGCTGCCGATCAATCCGTCCGGCGGCCTGAAGGCCAAGGGCCATCCGATCGGCGCCACCGGCGTCTCGATGCATGTGATGAGCGCGATGCAGCTCGTGGGCCAAGCGCCCGAGGGCATGCAGCTCAAGAACGCAAAACTTGCCGGCATCTTCAACATGGGCGGTGCTGCGGTCGCGAATTACGTCTCGCTGCTGGAGCCCGTGAAGTAG
- a CDS encoding acyl-CoA dehydrogenase family protein, with protein sequence MDFALSANQESIRDAVTKICSHFDELYWLKKDKEGGYPADFHRALADAGWLGICIPEEYGGSGLGITDAAIMMRTISESGAGMSGASAVHMNVFGLNPVVVFGTKEQCTRMLPPIIDGRDKSCFAVTEPNTGLNTTQLKTRAVRKGDRYIVNGQKVWISTAQVANKILLLARTTPLEEVKTPTQGLSLFYTDFDKKRVAVHEIEKMGRKPVDSNELFFENFEIPVEDRLGEEGRGFEYILHGMNPERILIAAEAVGLGQIALSRASAYAKGRIVFNRPIGMNQGIQHPLAKNWMELEAAWLMVLSAGWQYDQGMPCGPAANAAKYLAAEAGFHACEQAVMTHGGFGYAKEYHVERYLRESLIPRIAPISPQLILSFIAEKVLGLPKSY encoded by the coding sequence ATGGATTTCGCGCTGTCAGCCAACCAGGAGTCGATCCGCGATGCCGTGACAAAAATCTGTTCGCATTTCGACGAGCTCTATTGGCTGAAAAAAGACAAGGAGGGCGGCTATCCCGCCGACTTCCACCGCGCGCTGGCGGATGCCGGCTGGCTCGGTATCTGCATCCCCGAGGAGTATGGCGGTTCGGGCCTCGGCATTACCGACGCCGCGATCATGATGCGGACGATCTCGGAATCCGGCGCCGGCATGTCCGGTGCCTCCGCCGTGCACATGAATGTGTTCGGGCTCAATCCGGTCGTGGTGTTCGGCACCAAGGAGCAGTGCACGCGCATGCTGCCGCCGATCATCGACGGCCGCGACAAATCCTGCTTTGCGGTGACCGAACCCAATACCGGGCTCAACACCACCCAGTTGAAGACCCGCGCCGTGCGCAAGGGCGACAGATATATCGTCAACGGCCAGAAAGTCTGGATTTCGACGGCTCAGGTCGCCAACAAGATCCTGCTGCTGGCGCGCACCACGCCGCTGGAGGAAGTGAAGACGCCGACGCAGGGCTTGAGCCTGTTCTACACCGATTTCGACAAGAAGCGCGTGGCCGTGCACGAGATCGAGAAGATGGGCCGCAAGCCCGTCGATTCCAACGAATTGTTCTTCGAGAATTTCGAAATCCCGGTCGAGGATCGCCTCGGCGAGGAAGGCCGCGGCTTCGAATACATCCTGCACGGCATGAATCCCGAGCGCATCCTGATCGCAGCCGAAGCGGTCGGGCTCGGCCAGATCGCGCTGTCGCGCGCTTCGGCCTATGCCAAAGGCCGCATCGTGTTCAATCGCCCAATCGGCATGAACCAGGGCATCCAGCACCCGCTGGCGAAGAACTGGATGGAGCTGGAAGCCGCCTGGCTGATGGTGCTCTCCGCCGGCTGGCAATATGACCAGGGCATGCCGTGCGGACCGGCGGCCAACGCCGCAAAATATCTCGCGGCCGAAGCCGGCTTCCACGCCTGCGAGCAGGCGGTGATGACCCACGGCGGCTTTGGCTATGCCAAGGAATACCACGTCGAGCGCTATTTGCGGGAATCGCTGATCCCGCGCATCGCGCCGATCAGCCCGCAGCTCATTCTCAGTTTTATTGCCGAGAAGGTGCTGGGCTTGCCGAAGTCGTATTGA
- a CDS encoding thiolase family protein, with protein MSFITGVGLTSYGKHEGSSSLDLMSKAAGLALADAGLKRSDIDGILCGYSTVSPHIMLATVFAEHFGICPSYAHAVQVGGATGLAMTMLAHHLVDAGVAKHVLVVGGENRLTGQSRDASIQALAQVGHPDYEVPLGPTIPAYYGLVASRYMHEYGVTEEDLAEFAVLMRKHALTHPGAQFHDPITVADVMASKPVAMPLKLLDCCPVSDGGAAFVISREATSEAGVRIRGCAQAHTHQHVTAAPALSELGAEIAIAKAKAASGVAISDVRYAAVYDSFTITLAMLLEDLGLARRGEAAARVRAGHFGRDGDMPLNTHGGLLSYGHCGVGGAMAHLVETHLQMTGRAGNRQIRDASIALLHGDGGVLSSHVSMFLERVR; from the coding sequence ATGAGCTTCATCACCGGCGTTGGCCTCACGTCCTACGGCAAGCACGAGGGCTCGTCCTCGCTCGATCTCATGAGCAAGGCGGCCGGGCTTGCGCTTGCCGACGCCGGGCTGAAACGATCCGACATCGACGGTATCCTCTGCGGCTACTCGACGGTCTCGCCGCACATCATGCTCGCGACCGTGTTCGCCGAGCATTTCGGCATCTGCCCATCCTACGCCCATGCCGTGCAGGTCGGCGGCGCCACCGGGCTCGCGATGACCATGCTGGCGCATCATCTGGTCGATGCCGGCGTCGCCAAGCATGTGCTGGTGGTCGGCGGCGAAAACCGTCTCACCGGGCAGAGCCGCGACGCCTCGATCCAGGCGCTGGCCCAGGTCGGCCATCCCGATTACGAGGTGCCGCTGGGGCCGACCATTCCCGCTTACTACGGCCTGGTGGCGTCGCGCTACATGCACGAGTATGGCGTGACGGAGGAGGATCTTGCGGAGTTCGCGGTGCTGATGCGCAAGCACGCGCTCACGCATCCCGGCGCCCAGTTCCACGATCCGATCACGGTCGCCGACGTGATGGCCTCAAAACCGGTGGCGATGCCGCTAAAGCTGCTGGATTGCTGTCCGGTATCCGACGGCGGCGCGGCGTTCGTCATCAGCCGTGAGGCTACCTCCGAGGCGGGCGTGCGCATCCGCGGCTGCGCGCAGGCGCATACCCACCAGCACGTGACGGCAGCACCGGCTCTGAGCGAACTCGGCGCCGAGATTGCGATCGCCAAGGCCAAGGCCGCGTCGGGCGTTGCGATATCGGACGTGCGATACGCCGCGGTCTACGACAGCTTTACGATCACGCTGGCGATGCTGCTGGAAGATCTGGGCCTTGCCAGGCGCGGCGAGGCGGCGGCGCGGGTGCGAGCCGGTCATTTCGGCCGCGACGGCGACATGCCGCTCAATACCCATGGCGGGCTGCTCAGCTACGGGCATTGCGGCGTCGGCGGCGCGATGGCGCATCTGGTCGAGACCCATCTGCAGATGACGGGGCGTGCCGGCAATCGCCAGATCCGCGACGCCTCGATCGCGCTGCTGCATGGTGACGGCGGCGTGCTGTCGTCGCATGTCAGCATGTTCCTGGAGCGGGTGCGATGA
- the denD gene encoding D-erythronate dehydrogenase: MHILILGAAGMVGRKLTERLLRDGHLGQREITRMTLQDVVAPTKPANATIPISIVTSDFADPNTAAPLVAHQPEVIFHLAAIVSGEAEAEFDKGYRINLDGTRHLIDAIRAIGGGYRPRLVFTSSIAVFGAPFPDKIGDEFFHTPLTSYGTQKSICELLINDYTRKGLLDGISIRLPTICVRPGKPNKAASGFFSNIIREPLAGEEAVLPVSEDVRHWHASPKSAVGFLVHAGTMDLSAMGARRNLSMPGLSVTVGEQIAALDRVAGKNVTARIKRVADPTIIGIVSGWPRDFVTDRALKLGFTTAEKTFDDIIRIHIEDELGGKFAA, from the coding sequence TTGCACATTCTGATTCTGGGCGCCGCCGGCATGGTCGGCCGCAAACTGACCGAGCGGCTGCTGCGCGACGGACATCTGGGCCAGCGCGAGATCACGCGCATGACGCTGCAGGATGTGGTCGCGCCGACAAAGCCCGCCAACGCAACTATTCCGATCAGCATCGTCACCAGCGATTTTGCCGATCCCAATACCGCCGCGCCGCTGGTGGCGCACCAGCCCGAGGTCATCTTCCATCTCGCCGCGATCGTGTCGGGCGAGGCGGAGGCCGAATTTGACAAGGGTTATCGCATCAATCTCGACGGCACGCGGCATTTGATCGATGCCATCCGCGCTATCGGCGGTGGCTACAGACCGCGGCTGGTGTTCACGTCCTCGATCGCGGTGTTCGGCGCGCCGTTCCCGGACAAGATCGGCGACGAATTCTTCCACACGCCGCTGACCAGCTACGGTACGCAGAAGTCGATCTGCGAACTCCTGATCAACGACTATACCCGCAAAGGCCTGCTCGACGGCATCAGCATCCGCCTGCCGACGATCTGCGTGCGGCCGGGCAAGCCGAACAAGGCCGCCTCCGGCTTCTTCTCCAATATCATCCGCGAGCCGCTGGCGGGCGAGGAGGCCGTATTGCCGGTTTCCGAAGACGTGCGGCACTGGCACGCCTCGCCGAAATCGGCCGTGGGTTTTCTGGTCCACGCCGGCACCATGGACCTCTCGGCGATGGGCGCGCGGCGCAATCTCAGCATGCCCGGACTGTCGGTGACCGTCGGTGAGCAGATCGCAGCATTGGACCGCGTGGCCGGCAAGAACGTCACCGCGCGCATCAAGCGGGTGGCCGATCCCACCATCATCGGCATCGTCAGCGGCTGGCCGCGCGATTTCGTCACCGACCGCGCGCTGAAGCTCGGCTTTACCACGGCGGAAAAGACGTTTGACGATATCATCCGGATTCACATCGAGGATGAACTCGGCGGCAAGTTCGCAGCCTGA
- a CDS encoding carboxymuconolactone decarboxylase family protein — MARIDYSDPAKASDRTREILGKNRNANIFRMMAHSPSYFEQYCRLGGAIRHKGELDPVVRELAITRTGILCEAPYEIVAHKRIGKNVGVTDEQNEALENWQSAKCFNEVQRAALAFADEIVKLHKPTDATFNAIASKLTPAALVELQLSVGFYIMTSKFLETFAIDMQPVTDVVS; from the coding sequence ATGGCCCGTATCGACTACAGCGATCCCGCGAAAGCCAGCGACCGCACCCGCGAAATCCTCGGCAAGAACCGCAATGCCAATATTTTCCGGATGATGGCGCATTCGCCGAGCTATTTCGAACAATATTGCCGGCTGGGTGGCGCGATCCGCCACAAGGGTGAACTCGATCCGGTGGTGCGCGAACTCGCCATCACCCGCACCGGAATCCTGTGCGAGGCGCCGTACGAGATCGTCGCTCACAAGCGCATCGGCAAGAACGTCGGCGTCACCGATGAGCAGAACGAGGCGCTGGAGAACTGGCAGTCGGCCAAATGCTTCAACGAGGTGCAGCGCGCCGCGCTCGCCTTCGCCGATGAAATCGTCAAGCTGCACAAGCCGACGGATGCGACCTTCAACGCCATTGCCTCGAAACTGACGCCGGCCGCGCTGGTCGAACTGCAGCTCTCGGTCGGCTTCTACATCATGACGTCGAAGTTTCTGGAAACCTTTGCGATCGACATGCAGCCGGTGACGGATGTGGTGAGCTGA